Below is a genomic region from Bacilli bacterium.
GCGGCGCATGATGGATCGGGGATATCGCATTTCGGTTACGCCGGACGTGTTGTACGAGCCGGAAATTCAGAATTTGGTGCGGCAGTATCCGTTGGATTTGCTCATGACGGAAACGGACGGGCCGTGGCCGTTCGAGGGGCCGTTTGCCGGACAAATGACGAATTCGGTGATGGTGAAAAGCGTCGCCGCCAAAATCGCCGAATTAAAAGGCGTCGCGCTGAAGGATGCGCAAGCGGCTTTATACGAAAATGCGGCGCGCTTTTACCGGTTTTAATTCCTGTGCGCCTCCCCGCGCTTCGCTAAAACGGGGGAACCGCCTCCTGCCGAATGATCCGCGGTTAGGGGGCCCGGATCGTCGCCCGGCTATCCATCTCAAGCATATGGGACCGCTGTGAAAGCTGCGGTCCTTTCGATTTTTCCGGATGTGGTTGGCAATGCGGAAAAAATGATCTGTATTAATCCGCGCAAAAAAAGCCAAAAACCGCATGTATGCTGGGTTTTTGGCGTTGCATTTTCGAGGGCTGCTTGCGCAGCCCTCGCATGGGAGAGGAGAAACCGGATGAAGAACTTATGGGGAAACGTAAGTCTTCTCCGCGGTTGTCTACCGACATTTTCATGCCGATATCTAAATGATTGCCGGGTTTGCGTATTTTATACATGGCAAACGATAATTTTTCATCCGGCAGACGCATGGGCGAAATGGCGGAGCCAATCCGCTGCCGTCGGATTGATATTGCCATACGGTTTCCTTCCTGCCAGGAAATGTGTTACGATGGTAAGAAAATTGGAAGAGAGTGACGACACTTGCGGGTTGTATCCGGCATTGCGCGGGGCAGGCCGCTCAAATCCGTCCCGGGAATGGGCACCCGCCCGACGACCGACAAAGTGAAAGAAGCAATCTTCAGCATGATCGGGCCATATTTTTCCGGCGGAGTGGTGCTGGATCTTTTCGCCGGCACGGGCGCGTTGGGCATTGAAGCGCTCAGCAGAGGGATGGACACAGGATTTTTTGTCGATCAGGAATATAAAAGCATCGAAACGATCCGCGCAAATCTGCGCGCCACCGGTCTTGCCGATCGTGCGGAAGTTTACCGGAACGACGCTTTCCGTGCCATAAAAACGATGGCTAAACGGGGATTGCGGTTCGATCTTGTCTTTTTAGACCCGCCCTATAAAATAAAGACGATGGATGCGCTTTTGCTCACGATGCAGGAATTATCGATGATTCGAAGCGGCTGCGTCATCGTAATCGAGCATGACGCCCGGCACCATTATCCCGAAGTAATAGGCGGTTTGTCGCTCGCCAAGCGGGGGAAATACGGCGATACCGCCGTTTCCATCTATCAGTTTTGGAGTGGTGATCAAT
It encodes:
- a CDS encoding TatD family hydrolase, which translates into the protein RRMMDRGYRISVTPDVLYEPEIQNLVRQYPLDLLMTETDGPWPFEGPFAGQMTNSVMVKSVAAKIAELKGVALKDAQAALYENAARFYRF
- the rsmD gene encoding 16S rRNA (guanine(966)-N(2))-methyltransferase RsmD; this encodes MRVVSGIARGRPLKSVPGMGTRPTTDKVKEAIFSMIGPYFSGGVVLDLFAGTGALGIEALSRGMDTGFFVDQEYKSIETIRANLRATGLADRAEVYRNDAFRAIKTMAKRGLRFDLVFLDPPYKIKTMDALLLTMQELSMIRSGCVIVIEHDARHHYPEVIGGLSLAKRGKYGDTAVSIYQFWSGDQ